From Ovis aries strain OAR_USU_Benz2616 breed Rambouillet chromosome 21, ARS-UI_Ramb_v3.0, whole genome shotgun sequence, a single genomic window includes:
- the LOC101122396 gene encoding olfactory receptor 6M1-like has translation MDVQNQTTVTEFILTAFPALQKLQIFLFVALLFTYLLTLTGNGVIISLIWADYRLQTPMYFFLSNLSLLDISYTSSVTPKLLSFLLKDRKTISLAGCISQTYFFFFLGTVEFILLVVMSFDRYVAICNPLRYTIIMNSRLCLLLVLGCWVGAFLSVLCPVILLSRLPFCHKEIHHFFCDIAPLLQVACIDTHFLEMISFLLSSLILLTSLVITTVSYTYIISTILRIPSAQGRQKAFSTCASHITVVSIAYGSNIFMYVRPSQSHSLEFDKVTAVFTIMVTPLLNPFIYSLRNETVKDVFRDAVNKIISSLHRKP, from the coding sequence ATGGATGTGCAGAATCAGACCACGGTGACCGAGTTCATCCTGACTGCCTTCCCTGCTCTCCAGAAGCTTCAGATCTTCCTCTTTGTGGCCCTCTTGTTTACTTACTTGCTCACTCTAACTGGAAATGGTGTCATCATTTCCCTAATATGGGCTGATTATCGCCTCCAAACCCcaatgtacttcttcctcagtAATTTGTCACTGCTGGACATTTCATACACTAGCTCAGTTACCCCAAAACTGTTATCCTTTCTCCTCAAGGACAGGAAGACCATATCTCTTGCAGGCTGCATCAGCCAAACatacttcttcttcttcctggGGACCGTGGAGTTCATCCTGCTCGTGGTGATGTCCtttgaccgctatgtggccatctgtaacCCCTTGCGCTACACCATCATCATGAACAGCAGGCTGTGTCTCCTGCTGGTTCTGGGCTGCTGGGTGGGGGCCTTCCTGTCGGTGCTCTGCCCGGTCATTCTGCTGTCCAGGCTGCCCTTCTGCCATAAGGAGATTCATCACTTCTTCTGTGACATCGCCCCTCTGCTGCAGGTGGCCTGCATAGACACTCATTTCCTTGAGATGATAAGCTTCCTCTTGTCTTCTCTCATCCTCCTCACCTCGCTGGTGATCACCACCGTGTCCTACACCTACATCATCTCGACCATCCTGCGCATCCCCTCGGCCCAAGGGCGTCAGAAAGCCTTTTCCACCTGCGCTTCTCACATCACTGTCGTTTCTATTGCCTACGGGAGCAACATCTTCATGTATGTGAGACCCAGCCAGAGTCATTCCCTGGAATTTGATAAAGTGACTGCTGTCTTCACTATAATGGTGACCCCTCTTCTGAACCCCTTCATTTATAGTCTAAGGAATGAAACTGTAAAAGATGTTTTCAGAGATGCAGTCAACAAAATTATATCCTCATTGCACAGGAAACCTTGA
- the LOC101122643 gene encoding olfactory receptor 6M1-like, whose translation MDVQNQTAVTEFILTAFPALQKLRIFLFMILLFTYLLTLTGNGVIISLIWADYRLQTPMYFFLSNLAFLDILYTTSVTPKLLACLLENRKIISFAGCISQTYFFFFLGTVEFILLVVMSFDRYVAICNPLRYTIIMNSRLCLLLVLGCWVGAFLSVLCPTIVVSRLPFCHKEIHHFFCDIAPLLQVACIDTHFIEMINFLLSSLILLTSLVITTVSYTYIISTILRIPSAQGRQKAFSTCASHITVVSIAYGSNIFMYVRPSQSHSLEFDKVTAVLTTMMIPLLNPFIYSLRNEKVKEVLRDAVNKIISLLPRKA comes from the coding sequence ATGGATGTGCAGAATCAGACCGCAGTGACTGAATTTATCCTGACTGCCTTTCCTGCTCTCCAGAAACTTCGGATTTTCCTCTTCATGATCCTCTTGTTTACTTACTTGCTCACTCTAACTGGAAATGGTGTCATCATTTCCCTAATATGGGCTGATTATCGCCTCCAAACCCcaatgtacttcttcctcagtAACTTAGCCTTTTTGGACATTTTATATACTACATCGGTTACCCCAAAACTGTTAGCCTGTCTCctagaaaacaggaaaatcaTATCTTTTGCAGGCTGCATCAGCCAAACatacttcttcttcttcctggGGACCGTGGAGTTCATCCTGCTCGTGGTGATGTCCtttgaccgctatgtggccatctgtaacCCCTTGCGCTACACCATCATCATGAACAGCAGGCTGTGTCTCCTGCTGGTTCTGGGCTGCTGGGTGGGGGCCTTCCTGTCAGTGCTCTGCCCAACTATTGTGGTGTCCAGGCTGCCCTTCTGCCATAAGGAGATTCATCACTTCTTCTGTGACATCGCCCCTCTGCTGCAGGTGGCCTGCATAGACACTCATTTTATTGAGATGATAAACTTCCTCTTGTCTTCTCTCATCCTCCTCACCTCGCTGGTGATCACCACCGTGTCCTACACCTACATCATTTCTACCATCCTGCGCATCCCCTCGGCCCAAGGGCGTCAGAAAGCCTTTTCCACCTGCGCTTCTCACATCACTGTCGTTTCTATTGCCTACGGGAGCAACATCTTCATGTATGTGAGACCCAGCCAGAGTCATTCCCTGGAATTTGACAAAGTGACTGCTGTCCTCACCACAATGATGATCCCTCTTCTGAACCCCTTCATTTATAGTCTAAGGAATGAAAAGGTAAAGGAAGTTTTGAGAGATGCAGTCAACAAAATTATATCCTTATTGCCCAGGAAAGCTTGA
- the LOC101122901 gene encoding olfactory receptor 6M1-like — translation MATRNQTTITEFMLVSFPAVQGLQTLLFVILLLVYTLTITGNIVIISLIWTDNRLQTPMYFFLSNLSFLDILFTTTITPKLLACLLEEEKTISLAGCISQTYFYFFLGTVEFILLVVMSFDSYVAICNPLRYTIIMNSRLCLLLVLGCWVGPFLSVLCPTIVVSRLPYCTAEISHFFCDIAPLLQVAFTDTHFNEKVSFLLSSLILLTSLVLTTVSYTYTISTILHIPSAQGRQKAFSSCASHITVVSIAYGSNIFVFVRPNQNHSLEFDKIATVLITIVTPLLNPFIYSLRNEKVKEVLRESVSRIVQPHSKGT, via the coding sequence ATGGCCACAAGAAACCAGACCACCATCACTGAATTTATGCTTGTCTCTTTCCCTGCTGTCCAGGGGCTTCAGACATTGCTTTTTGTCATTCTCCTGCTAGTTTATACGCTCACCATAACAGGAAACATTGTCATCATTTCCTTAATATGGACTGATAATCGTCTCCAAACACcaatgtacttcttcctcagtAATCTGTCATTTTTGGACATTTTATTCACAACTACTATTACCCCAAAGTTGCTAGCTTGCCTCTTAGAGGAGGAGAAAACCATATCTCTTGCAGGCTGCATCAGCCAAACatatttctacttcttcctggggACCGTGGAGTTCATCCTGCTGGTGGTGATGTCCTTTGAcagctatgtggccatctgtaacCCCCTGCGCTACACCATCATCATGAACAGCAGGCTGTGTCTCTTGCTGGTTCTGGGCTGCTGGGTAGGGCCCTTCCTGTCGGTGCTCTGCCCAACTATTGTGGTGTCCAGGCTGCCATACTGCACTGCAGAAATTAGTCATTTCTTCTGTGACATTGCCCCTTTGCTGCAGGTGGCCTTCACAGACACTCATTTCAATGAAAAGGTAAGCTTCCTCTTGTCTTCTCTCATCCTCCTCACCTCGCTGGTGCTCACCACTGTGTCCTATACCTACACCATTTCTACCATACTGCACATCCCCTCGGCCCAAGGACGTCAGAAAGCTTTCTCCTCCTGTGCTTCTCACATCACTGTGGTCTCCATTGCCTACGGGAGCAACATCTTTGTGTTTGTGAGACCTAATCAGAACCACTCCCTGGAGTTTGACAAGATAGCCACTGTCCTCATTACCATAGTGACTCCTCTTCTGAACCCCTTCATTTACAGCTTGAGGAATGAAAAGGTAAAGGAAGTCTTGAGAGAGTCAGTTAGCAGGATAGTTCAACCACATTCCAAAGGAACATGA